The following nucleotide sequence is from Phycisphaera sp..
CGAAGTACCACGCTTCGAGCCCGCCCACCAGCACCCACCACGCTGGCGTGGGCGCGTGGTGGCGATCGAAGCGTTCGACGAGCCTCCGCAGTTCCCCGTGCGACAGGTTCTCGACGCGCGGCTCGGCCACGCCGTGCGTCCCGGCCCCCGGCAGATCGCCCAGGCGCGGCTCGAAGGCGGGCCGGGGCGTGGCCTCGGCGATCGCCGTGTAGGCCCGGTCGATGGCACCGAGGTTGGACACGCTCACGACGAACGGCAGGAGGAAGGCGAGGGTGAGGAGCAGGTGCAGGGCGTAACGCGGACCCGTGTAGGTCCGCCGGAGGACCGACCACGGGTCCGGAGCCGCCCCCTCAATGTGAAGGCGATCGGCGAGGTTTGCATAAACGAGCAATCCGGAAGCGTGGCGAACATCTGCGTGATCGAGAGAGGCCCAACATAGATTCGCGTGTTCAAAATGTGTCGAGGTGAGATCTGCGTGTTCGAGGCTCGCATAACCGAGGTACGCGTGTTCGAAGTATGCCGAGTGGTAGTGCCCGTGATCGAGCGATGCGCCGCCGAGGTACGCATGTTCGAGATGGGTCGAGTAGAGACTTGCGTGTTGGAGAAGGGCCTGGCTGAAGTTTGCGTACTCGAGACGAGCGTCTCCGAGGTACGCATGTTCGAGGTCAGTCGAGTAGAGGTTTGAGTGTTGAAGATGTACGTGGCTAAGGTTCACGAACTGGAGATGGGCTTCGCTGAGGTTCGCGAACTCGAGATGGGACTGGATGCCCGAGCCTCTTTGTACTCTAAAGAGTGCCGTCAAGGATGCGTATCGATCTTGGTTGCTCCCACTCGGATCCAGTGCGTTTGCACGTTCAATCTCGTAGTGTAGCAGCACGAGCAGCCACCAATCACCACGGAACGGCAGTCCCCAGTTCATGATTGGCTGATGTAACTGATTCCTGGCCAACCGGTCGAACGTCTCGTCCCCAAACGCCCTCCGCGCCACGTCCTCGTTGAACGCTTCGGTGCTCTCCTCATCCCGCCGCGCCGGATGGTCGGGCCCGTAGAACGGGCACACCAGCGGCCCGTCGTAGCACATCGGCCGCCAAGGCGGGCCCTCGGGCAGGCCCGCGACGAAGGCGGGCGTCTCGTCCGGGCTGGTTGGGGGTGGTGTTGGGGGGCTCGTGGGGGGTTCGTCGGCCATACCGGCCCGATGCTAGTTCGTGGCTCGGGGCTCAGGGCCGATCCGCGGGCAGCGGCACCCGACCAGGGGCCCCCACCAGTCGGCTCGCGGGGCGGCCCGGCCGACCGGCGATGCGCCCCAGCGGATCGGGGGGCGTCCCTGGTTGGTTGGCAGGAGCCACCAGTCGATCAGGAAGGGCCGCCAGCAAACTGGTGGCTCTTCCTAATTTTGGGATTGGAGCGCCCACGCCGGTGTTTTCGGACGCGTCCGGCCGTGCGAGCCACCCCGATCGAGGGGGAGCGGCGCACGGATCGCACGATTTCTCTGCCCGGTCGCACAACCGGATTTCCTCGCAGGGACCAGCGTTTTTCGCCTCTACGCCCGCGCCCGCCGGCGGCGCCGGCAAAAAACTTTCGCCAGTTCACGCGTTACCAGTAGAGCCGCCCCTCCATGCCGTCGAAGGTATGTCTGGCCCGAAAACACCCGGCGAGCCGGGCGGGCCGACTCGGACGGATCGACAGCAGGGGCGACGATCGGCCGCGTGGCCGGGGGCGCCCACCCGCCGGGGCCACGCGCGTGGGGCGGCCCGGCGAGACACGACCTCCCACGCCGAAGAAACGGAGCGCCACCATGGCCACCAACATGCCCCAGGAACGGGGCGCAGCGTTAGATTGGGTCGAGCAGCACATCGAGCCGTGGACGGACAACCAGGCGGCGATCGACTTGAGTGTCGCCCAGGTCGCGGCGATTACGCAACTTGCAACCACCGCCCGCGAAAAATTGACCGCCGCGGGTGCGGCGCGCCAGGCCGCGAAGAACGCCACCCAAGAGTGGTACGCCGCGGCCGACCAGATGAAGCAGCTCTCGAGCGACCTGATCATCGACATCAAGGCCTACGCCCGCGGGGATGGCGGCGAGCAGGTGTACACGCTCGCGCAGATCAACCCCAAGGACCCTCCCGGCGAGGCCCCGCCCCCGGCCGTGCCCAGCGACATGCGCACGAGCCTGACCAACGAGGGGTTTGTGGCCATGACCTGGAAGGGCAAGGGCCCGACGGGCACGCGTTACCACGTGCGGCGGCGCCTGCCGAGCGAGAGCGCGTTCGCGTTCCTTGGCGACACCAGCGACAAGAATTTTACTGACGAGACCGTGCCGCAGGGCACCACGCGCGTGGACTACCAGATCGTCGCGGTGCACACCGACAAGAGCGTGCCGGGCGAGCCGTTCTTCGTGCAGTTTGGTGCGGGCAACAACGACAGCGAGCCGGGCCAGCAGGACGGGGGCCAGCCCCTGGACTCGAAGGCGGCCTGACTGGCACGGCCAGACTGGCATCGCCAGACGGATCGGTTCCTTTCTTGTATTGGGCCCCGCGGCGCGTACGTCGTGGGGCCTGTTTCGTGTGTCCGAGCCCGGCCGATCTTGCGGCCTAAGAATGCCCGACCGGCCCCGCCCCGGGGCCCGCAACCCAACCCAAAGGAGCCCTCCCCATGGCCACCCCCGCACCCGTCGTCCACTTCGAGATCGGCAGCAAGGACCTCGCCAAGACCCGCGAGTTCTATGGCGACCTGCTCGGCTGGCAGAGCCAGGAGGGCGGCCCCAACATGGCCATGCTCAGCAATTTAGGTTCGTACGCCGAGCCCAAAACAGAGGGCATCGGCGGGCACTTCAGCAGCCTGGGCCACGAGCCGCACCAGTACGTCACCGTCTACGCCCAGGTCGACGACATCGAAGCAACACTGAAGAAGGCCGAAGAACTCGGCGGCAAGACCGTCGTCCCCAAGCAGGAGGTTCCCGAGATGGGCTGGTTCGCCTGGTTCGCCGACCCCGAGGGCAACGTCGTCGGGTTGTGGAAGCCGATGAGCAAGTAAGAACGTGGCAATTGGCAATTGGGAGTTGGCAATTGGAGAGAGGCCGCCGGCCCCCCTCCGACCAATTACCTATTGCCCCTCCTACCCCTCCACCAGCTTCAACGCCACCAGATCCTGCACGTCCAGCAACCCCACCGGCTTGCCATCGCCATCCACGATCGGCACCTCGTCCTGCCGATACTCGAGCACCAACGCCACCGCGTCGCGCGCCAGCGCCTCGCTCGAGATCGTCCGTGGGTTCCTCGTCATCACCTCGCCGATGGGCCGATCCAGCTCGGTCCGATCGCGCAGAACGAGCCGCCGCAAGTCGCCATCGGTAAAGATCCCCGCCAGCTTCCCCTCGGCATCCACGAGCAGGATCGCCCCCGGCCGGCGACCACTGGCCGTCTGCACCGCGTGCTGCGCCTCGATCACGCTCACGCTCTCGGGCGCGACGGGCAGATGGTCGTGGATCGTGCATCGGGCAATGTCCATCACCGGCCTGAGCGCGCCACCGAGCGCACCACCGGGATGCCGCCGCGCAAAATCCGCATCGGTAAACCCCCGCCGCGCCGCCGCCGAGATCGCCAGCGCATCGCCCAGCGCCAGCGTCGCCGTCGTCGATGCCGTAGGCGCACTGAACCGCGGGTGCAACGCCTCGTGATCGAGCCCGAGATACAACGGCACCGTCGCCAGCCGGCTCAGCGGGTCGGCCTGCTCACCATCCGCCGGCTTCTTCCCCGTGATCGTCACGATCGGCAGCTTGTCCTGCCGGAGCAACCCGCACAGCGCCACCACCTCGGCCGTCTTCCCACTGAACGAGAGCGCCAGCACCAGATCGCTCGGCCGGAACCGCCCAAGGTCCCCATGGGCCGCCTCGGTCGGGTGCACCAGGTGGCTCGGGATCCCCAGCGATGCCATCGTCGCGCTGATCTTCGCCCCCACGTGCCCGCTCTTGCCCAGGCCCGTCACCAGCACCGTGCCCCCGCTCTGGGCGCACGTATCGATCATCTCGACCGCCTTGGCAAAGCCCTCCGGAAGATCGGCGAGCGCCCCCACCGCCGCGGCCTCTTCCCTGAGGAGTTGGCTGGCCAGTTCGAGATGCTCGGAGGTATTCGTCGCGGTCGTCATTGGTGAGGGTATCACGCGAAAACCGTCCTAGACTGGACCATGGACGCCACCGGCCCCGCCATCGCCGTCGACGCCTTCGAGGGGCCCATGGACCTGCTCCTGCACCTGGTTCGCGTCCACGAGGTCGACATCCACGACATCCCCGTCGCCCTCATCGCCGAGCGGTACATGGAGGCTATTCGAGACCTCACCCGCATCGACATCGACACCGCCGGCGAGTTCCTGGTCATGGCCGCCACCCTGGCCGAGATCAAGAGCCGCGTCGTCGCCGCCGAGAACCTGAGCCCCGAAGACGCCGAACGGGCCCAGCGCGAGCACACCAAGGAAGATAAGCAGCCCGAGGACCCGCGGGCCGAGCTCGTCCGCCAGCTCCTCGAATACAAACGCCTCCGCGACCGCGCCGACGCCCTCGAAGAACGCCTGGCCACCTGGCAAAGCCGCGCCCGCGTCGCCCCCGCCCTGCGACCCTCTCGAGACGACGCCGAGGAAGACCTCGCCCTCGACATGGACGATTTGTCCTTGACCGATTTAGTCGAGGCCTTCGACCGCATCGCCAGCACCATCCAGTTCGACCGCCTGGGCGAGCACACCGTCACCGACGACGACACCCCCATCGAGCTCCACCAGGCCGACGCCATCGACCGCCTCGAACGCGCCCGCACCGAAACCGGCAACCCCGCCCTGCCCCTGAGCGCCCTCTTCACCGGCCGAACCAGAGGCGAAGCCATCGGCATGTTCCTGGCCATCCTCGAACTCATCCGCAACGTCCGCGTCCGCGCGTGGCGGGGCGAAACCAACGGCGAAGAACCCGGACAGGTCTGGTTGGGATTGGTCGAGACACAAACCCCCGCCGACAACTAAGCCCCCCGGCGCCACACCACCCTCCCAACCGAACCGGATGCGGAAGCACCCCACCTTCTTTCTCCCTTTCCCTCTCCCTCTTCCCAATTGCCAACTGCCCAATGCCAATTGCCCTCTGCTCTTACGCACACCCCGCATCGAACTCGTTCTGGAACGCCAGGAAATCAAAGATCGTGAACATGCCATCCCCATCGAAGTCGGCGATGGGGTCGGCGTCGTCGAAAAGATTGAAGAACTGCAAGAAGTCGAAGATGGTGAGTTCACCATCGCCGTCCAGATCGACGCGGCACGGCACGGCACAATCCATCGCAATCGGATTGAACGACACTATGCCCTTCGTTGGATCATCGCCGTTGTCGTAGATCATGCCAGCGATCTCGACGAGGTCATCCGTGCCCCAGCACACGCCGGTCGCGTCGATGTCGCTTGCCGAGCCGTTGTAGATGGCCGAACCCAAGTCGGCACTATTGCCCAACAAGCGATTGAACACGCCGGCCTCGGCGGCCATCGAGAACTCACCGCCCGATCGAACATGAATGGCACCGCCCAATCGGGCCGAGTTGTCCTGGAAGCTATTGCCGACCAGCCGCACATCACCGTCCCTGATATTTCCGATCGCTCCGCCGATGTCGGCCTGGTTCCCACGGAACGTGTTGCTCTCGATGCGCAGGCCGAGCCCGAACGTCACGGCGACCAGATCGATGGCCCCACCCGCGGCTGTTGTACTGTTCTCAAGGAATTGATTGCCCGCGACGAGAACAGTATCGGGCCGCTCCAGGATGCGCAGGGCACCCGCGCTCTCGGTTGCCGAGTTGTCCCGGAACACATTATCAATGACCTGAGCGTTGCGACTGCCCACCGTAAGGCCGCCGCTGAGAACCCCGGTGTTGCCCTCGAACACGCAACCGCGGATGATGATCGTCTCGAGCGCACTCGTTGCAGCCACGGCGATGAGTCCACCTCCGGAACTGCTCGCGGCCGAGTTGCCAGTGAACGTGCATTGTTCGACAAGGCAGGTATGTGCATCGTTCGCCAGGCGGAGCTCGGCACCACCCCCGCTACGCTCACTGGAATTATTTATAAAATGGCATCGTCGGATCTCAATATCTCTACCACCAAAAAAGAGTCCACCCCCACGGCCAGCTGCCGAGCCAGGCACGTGGTTGTTCTCAAATACGCAGTCCTGAATCCGCCATCCTGAGGCCTGCCAGATGCCAGCACCGCCACCGTTGGTCGTGGTCCCTCCCAGGTTGTTGTTCCGAAAGACACATCGCTCGAGCAACCCACCGCCACCACCGCGCACGTCAACCGCACCGTTGAGCATGCCCTCGAATACACAATCCGTGATGATCGTGACATCGGTAGTGTTGATATCCATGGCGACTTGGGAGTCACGAATCTCAACGTCACTGATCTCGATTCTTGAGTCGTCGTCCCGATGCGCGGAAGAACTGATCGCAAGGCGGCTGTTGACAATTCGGCCGCCAATCACTCGCACGTCATTGGTGCTGTTGGCCTCGATGCCGCCGAACGCATCCTGGATATCTACATCGAGCAGCCAAGCCGTTCGATCATCGCTCGGATTGCGGATCGAGATCGCGGGGCCCCCGCCCGTGATGGTCGCATGCTCGATGAACGGCGTGGATTCGTTCGCATCGATAGGTGATGCCGCATCGGTGATGTGAACGTGACGCAGGAGGCAGCCACGCACATACCGTCCATCGGTTGTTGCGACCGCGTCGAGAGCCGAGTCCTTTATCCCGATGCCGAGCCACACATCTGGCCCCGGAATCAGCGCGGCGAACGTAATCGGTTCGTCGGCGGTGCCATCGGCGATCAATGCGGCTGGACTTGCACCTACCAGGGGCTCGCCGACCTCGATGCCAGTACCATCGACGAATAACACCTGCACACCGGGCTCGATCGTCAGAGTGGCAGAATCTCGGACGAAGATTGTTGATGTCACGTGATATGGACTCTCCGCCTGGGTCCAGGTGGTGTCCTCATCGAGCACTCCACCTACGAGCGTTTGAGAGCGACAGTTGGACGTAAAGAGGAGCATCGCTGCCCACACTGCAAAACACGAAGACCTTGCCATCATGTGAGACTCCACGCAACTGGAACCAATCGAGAATCACCCGCACCCAGCGTCGAACTCGTTCTGGAACGCCAGGAAGTCGAACAGCGTCAGGCTGCCGTCGCCGTCGAAGTCGGCCGCCAGGTCGCCCGAGTCGAACAGGTTCTGGAAAGCCAGGAAGTCGAACAGCGTCAGGCTGCCGTCGCCGTCCAGGTCGGCGCGGCAGGCGTCGTCGCCGGGCCGCCACACGACGAAGTTGTCCGGCTGGCTGCCGGGGGTCATCACGATGTCGCCGATCTGGGTGATGTCGCCGTCGTCCTCGATGCGGAAGCTGTAGATGCCGCTCATGCCGTCGAACGACGTGGAATTGTCGGTGACAAACAGGAACTGGCCGGCCGGCAGCTCGAGCGTGCCCACCGTGCCCAGGTTGCCCTGGCTGCCAACATCGAACGAAACACCAAGCGCCGTCAGCGCGCCCGTCTCGTTGTCGGTCGAGAATCCCTGCACCGTCGCGTCCCGCCCATGCCCGGCGTACACGTAGCGGTTGTCGGGGCTCACTGTCACCCACGCGGGCGAATCGCCCGGGCTGATGAAGGGCGAGCCCGGCATGGTCTCGAGCGTGCCGGTCGGGCCCACGCGGAATCCGAGCACATCATTGCCCGTGCCGCTGATGCCGCCGCCAGCGTACAACCACTCGCCATTGGGCGCAAGCCACATGTCCAGCGCAAAATTCGGCGACGTAAACACGAACCCCGTCTCAGAGAGCATGCCATCGGCGTCAACGTCGTAGGCCGTCACGTTCGCCGAGCCGCCGCCGAAGTCCGAGTCCTGCACGAAGATCAGCCGGCGATCGTGGTCGGCCTCGATGTTGGTGATGAACGTCCCCTCGGCGGTGATGTCGCGCTGCACGAGCGAGCCGGTCATGGGCGAGGCGCCGGGCGTGTAGCGGTACACGCGCGCGAACGAATCGCCCAGGGCCGACTCAGCCACGGCGATGTACTCGTCGTCGATCCACGCCATGCCCAGCGGCGCGTTGGGCACGCTGAAGGTATCGATGACCTCCATCGTGCCATCCGGGGCGATCTCGATGATCGTGAGCTGCTCGGGATCGAGCGCCGTCGCGTGCCCGGTGGCCAGGAAGCTGCCGCCGGGCGATAGCGCGATGCCCTCGACGTTCGTGCCCGGCAACGAGCCGGTGCCCGCGGGCCGCTCGTCGATGATGAGGTAATCAACCTGCGCCAGCGCGCCGGTCGCGTCGGGCTGCAGGCTGGTGATGGCCCCGAGCAGGTTGCCGTTGTTGCCGACGAACACGGTGGGTTCGGTGGCCTGGCCGTACGCGGTGGCGCCGGCGGCAAGCGTGAGCACGGCGACAGTGGTGATGCGGTTCATGGGGAGGTCTCCTCTCTTGGGTGTGAAGATGCTACAGCATAACCGATCGGGATCGAACGGCTAGCCTGACGACCGCCAAACAACGGCGCGCATTCATGGCTGTGGGTTGGTTTTGCCCGCTATCGGACGTGCTGTGTCACGCCGGTGCGACGGCGGCCTGCGCCTCGTTCGAAACGAGTTCGGCGATGACCTCGCCCACGCTGTACGTCACGGCCTTGCCGGCCAGCAGGACGCGGTCGCCGGCGTCGCTGGTGACGACGTCGCATCGCAGCTCGCCGCCGCGCTTGGAGACCTGGCGCGCGGCGAGGCGGGTCTTGCCCAGGCGGTTGGCCCAGTAGGGCGCGAGGGCGCAGTGGGCGCTGCCGGTGACGGGGTCTTCGTCGACGCCCGCGCGCGGGGCGAAGAAACGCGAGACGAAGTCGTGGCTCGCGCCCGGGGCGGTGGCGATGATGCCGTGGGCTTCGATCTTGCCAAGCTTCTTCATGTCCGGCGCGAGGTCGTGGATGTCGCGTTTGGAATCGAAGACGGCGATGTAGGCGGGGTGGGCGTCGTCTCCCACGCCGATGTTCTCGGTGGTTTTGTGCAACTCAGCCGGGCTGACGCTGAGGGCTTCGACGATGGCGGCGTCGATATCGCAGGGCGCTGTTGCGCGCGCCGGGAAGTCCATGACGATGAGGTCGTCGTCGTGCTGCTTCTCGTGCCAGACGGTGAGCGGGCCGCCGAGGCTCTCGAACGTGAGGCGCTCGACGACCTCGGCTTCGTGGTTCCACAGCACGTGGGCGGCGGCGAGCGTGGCGTGGCCGCACAGGGGCACCTCGACGGTGGGCGTAAACCAGCGGAGGCGGCGGTCGGCGTTGCCATTACTGGATGGGCCGACAAAGACGGTCTCGCTCAGATTCTGCTCGGCGGCCACCTGCTGCATGACCGTATCGCTCGGCCATTGCTCGACCGGGACGACCGCGGCCGGGTTGCCACCGAAGACGTGGGGGGTGAAGGCGTCGACGTGGTAGATCTTCATGCGTGCCACCTTTCTATTGCAGTGGCACTCTATGGCACCGACGCGGTGTCGGTCGGCGGGCTACTTGCTGGGCTTCAGCACGGGCCCCAGGCCCAACGCACGCCGGAGGTCGACGATCTGCCCGGCGTGGGTAGCGATGTGGAAGCCCATGCGGAGGGCGAGGTCGCTGACGGTGGTCGTTCCCGCGCCCCAGGGGGTCTGGCGGGCGAGGGCGTCGTCGCTCGCGCCGTGTAGAGCGCCGGTCAGGTCGCGGTGGGCGTCGTGCATGATCTCGATGGCGCGTTCGAGGCCTGGGTAGCGATCGGGATCGTCGGTAGGCGATGAGCCGAAGGCGACGCTCTCGGTGGCGAAGCGTTGCGCGTCGCCGCGATCGCCCATGACGAAGGCGCCCGGTGACAGTTCGCCCGGCTCGTCGCTGCCATTGACGCGCTGGGTGCAGCGGTGGGCGGTGAGGGCGAGGTGGCCCAGTGTCCAGGCGGCGTGGTTGGGCAGGGCCGGGGCCTGGCTCGTTCGGTTCGAGTCGTCGAAGCCGGCGAGGAAGCGTTCGAAGAGGGCCTGGGAGTTCATCAGGTTGTGGGCGAGGAACTCGCCGTGGGCTTGGCTCATGGGTGCTGGGACTCCGGTTTGGTGACCGGCCAGTGTACGGCCGCGCCGGTACCATCGGGCATGGCAGCAGCACAGGCCCCTTGCGTCATTCCCAATCCGTACGGCCCACCGATCCCCGTGGGTGTTGGGTATCCATTACTTGTGATTGCCGGGCCTTGCACGCTGGAATCGCTGGAGATGGGGCTTGAAGTTGGGCGGGCGCTCAAGAAGGTGTGCGAGGCGGCGGGGCTGCCGTATGTGTTCAAAGCGAGTTTTGATAAGGCCAATCGGTCGAGCGCTGCGTCGCCACGGGGGCCCGGGCTGGAGCGGGGGCTGGAGTGGCTCGCGAAGATCGGACAGGAACTGGCGTGCCCGGTGACGACGGACATCCACCTGCCCGAGCAGGCCGTTCGCGTTGCCGAAGTGGCCAGCATCATCCAGATCCCGGCGTTCTTGTGCCGGCAGAGCGACCTGCTGACGGCCGCCGCGGAGGCCGCCGTTCCCAAGAGCGCGGTCGTGAATGTGAAGAAGGGCCAGTTCCTGAGCCCGCGCGAGATGCTCGGGCCGATCAAGAAGCTGCACGAGGCCGGGTGCGACAACGCGATGCTCACCGAGCGGGGGACGTTCTTTGGGTATCACCGGCTGGTGACCGACTTCATCGGCGTGGGCGACATGATGGAATTGGATCGCTCGAAGTTCTGCGACCTTGGCCCCGCACCGGTGTGCTTCGACGCCACGCACAGCACGCAGCTGCCGGGCAACGGCGAGCAGACCGGCGGGCGGCCCGAGCGGAGCCCCATGCTCGCGGCGGCGGCGGTGGTGGCGGGTGTGCAGGCGTTGTTCATCGAGAGCCACCCGGAGCCGGGCAAGGCTTGGAGCGATGGGGCGACGCAGTTGCCTATTGAGACGGCGGCGGCGTTGATTACGCAGGCGGCGGGGTTGCGGGCGGCGATGGGCTCAAATTAGTTTGGAGAAACCGACCCGTTGTGGTATGCTGGGCAGAGGCCCAAGGAGGAGTCTGCCATGCGCTGGATCATGATCGCCCTTTGTACGCTCCTGCCGACACTCGCCCACGCGCAGGATCCCGATCCGAGGTACGTCATCCACATCGAGGTCGATCGGCCGGTGCTTGAGCCGGGGGAGAGCGCGACGATCGAGTTGCGGTGTGGGTTCGACTCCGATGCGTTCTGGGCAATCAACGGCGTCTACACCAGTTTAACAGGCTTTCAGCACGCTGGCATGGTGAGCAACCTGGAGATTCTCCAGCCGCTGCGGGGACCGGGAACACGCGAGGGCGTTTTCGACGGAGAAACCGTGACGGAAATCATCGCGGGTCAGATCCAGTCGCCGACCGCCGCAATTCTGGCCGACCCCGCGGACCCCGCTCCGCTCTGGCGTGGCGTGTTTACGGCGGATGAAACCGGTGAATTGCAACTCTCGACAATCACAGCTCGCTACCACGTCTTCCTGGAGATGTACGAGTACTGGAACGAGGACAAGATCGACGAGCTGATCGAGGGCTCGGCCACCATCACCATCGTCCCCTGCCGCGCCGACTTCAATGGCGACGGTGTGGCCGACATCTTCGACTTCCTGGCATTCTTCAACGCCTTCGACGCCGGCGACCCGCTGGCCGACTTCGACTTCGACGGCGAGCTGACGGTGTTCGATTTTCTGGCGTTCCAGAACCGGTTCGATCTTGGGTGCTGAGGCGGCCATGGATCGCGGCGGGCGGTCTGCCCATCGCGTGCGGCATCGCTCCCGTCGCGTCAGGAAGCGTCTCCACCGCGTTTGGGAGGGCGGCCACCACGTTCGCGAGGGCGGCCGCCGCGTTGGGTGGGGCGTCCATCGCGTCAGGAATGGCTCCCACCGCGTTCGGGAGCCTTCCGATCGCGGTCGGAAGGGTTCCTGAATCGCGTTTTCGGACGCACACAGGGCGATCCCTCCAACAAACACCGATCAAATCTCGAGGGGCAACACCGGCGGCGGGGCGGGGCCCACGTCCGCTAAACTCTGGCCATGACGCCAACCTTGGCCCCCACACTCGCCCCCACGCTCGCCGCCTGGCTGCACGATCTGGACCCCGTCGCCCTCCGCCTAGGGCCGGCGACCATCTATTGGTACGGCGTCTCGTACGTCGTGGGCTTCGCCCTGGCGTGGGTGCTGCTGCGGGTGGCGGCGTGGCGGGGGATGACGCCCGTCCCCGGGGCCGCGATCGGCGACGTGGTGCTGTTCGGGGGCATCGGCGGGGTCATCGGCGGGCGCGTTGGGTACCTCTTGATCTACAACCCGGCGCTCTTGGGAGAGTTCACGAACTCGTTCCCGTTCTGGCAGGCGCTCAACATTGCGCGGGGGGGCATGGCCAGCCACGGGGGCATGGTGGGCGTGCTGCTGGGGTTGCTGCTGCTGGGGCGCGTGCTGAGGAAGCGGGCGGAGAAGGAGGGCCTGCCCGAGCTGGCGAGGGTGCCAAGCCTGCACCTGGTTGACTTGGCGGTGGCGGTGGTGCCGATCGGATTGATGTGCGGGCGGCTGGCGAACTTCGTGAATGGGGAGCTGCTGGGCAGGGTCGTGGCGGGACCGGGCGAGCCGGCACCGGGGTGGGCTGTGCGCTTCCCGCAAGAGATCCTGTCGCGCGGGCAGACCGGGGAGATCAGCGACGCCCAGATCCACGCGGCGGCCGAGGCGGTGGGGATGAGCTCGCTGGAGATGATGGTCGAGGCCGGCCAGGAGCGATTCGTTGTCGCGTATACCCAGCT
It contains:
- the kdsA gene encoding 3-deoxy-8-phosphooctulonate synthase, with product MAAAQAPCVIPNPYGPPIPVGVGYPLLVIAGPCTLESLEMGLEVGRALKKVCEAAGLPYVFKASFDKANRSSAASPRGPGLERGLEWLAKIGQELACPVTTDIHLPEQAVRVAEVASIIQIPAFLCRQSDLLTAAAEAAVPKSAVVNVKKGQFLSPREMLGPIKKLHEAGCDNAMLTERGTFFGYHRLVTDFIGVGDMMELDRSKFCDLGPAPVCFDATHSTQLPGNGEQTGGRPERSPMLAAAAVVAGVQALFIESHPEPGKAWSDGATQLPIETAAALITQAAGLRAAMGSN
- a CDS encoding DinB family protein, yielding MSQAHGEFLAHNLMNSQALFERFLAGFDDSNRTSQAPALPNHAAWTLGHLALTAHRCTQRVNGSDEPGELSPGAFVMGDRGDAQRFATESVAFGSSPTDDPDRYPGLERAIEIMHDAHRDLTGALHGASDDALARQTPWGAGTTTVSDLALRMGFHIATHAGQIVDLRRALGLGPVLKPSK